The genomic stretch tatgtTACTAATAATTCCGctggtggataacttcgacctaAGGTCGATCAGGATGGTTATGCTAGGGGCGGCGCCGCTGGGGAAGGAGCTGGAAGCGGCTCTGCTCAGCCGCGTGTCGCATGCGGtttttggacaggtgaaaagtgaaaaataactgctatacctaacttcatttttcatgtccttcaaataatcatttaataccagaaacactaaattcaatttaattactccctatatttgcgttgagattataagaattatactactaattgatttactttgttttactctaaattcagtgttaggaaaattagttgggtaggtggaggaatgtgaaaATAGGTCGAattaatttgtcattactcCTCATTGATGTGATGCATATATATCTAATCGATTCGAATCTTTATcatggtaccacttgcatctaatactttgacaattttggattataatataactaaatattacttACGAAAAATTATAGTATGGACAAACAGGCtaggaaatttatttttattattcagcccattaattttttatttttttccaataacatgaattccctgtggtctatctaacccacctaTAATAATGGACAAACGGGCTAGGAAGTTTATGTTTATTAGTCggcccatgaatttattatttttctctcatatctttgaattcctcgtggtctatctaacccacctagaataaaaaaggatataaattatgataatattattattatcatacatGGCTAAGTACATAACTTTGTGTACAAATTTTTAACATGCATGTTACGTGGTAGCAACTGCAGAGATTGGCAGTCATTCTAtgattaattaaacaatttattaaaattaccCGACAAAGACGGGagcatcactataaaaaaagggttaaataaaatgaaataaaattaagtatgccattctattgttcaataaataaatgttgaatttgttgaaaattcggtgcaatatctctctctaggaaccgtgcatttagttatattataaatcaaaattgacaaagtattagatgcaagtggtaccataataaggattcaaatcgattagttatatatgcaatacatcaatagggagtaatgacaagttaatccgacttaacttcacattcctccacctacccaactaattttcgtaacactgaatttagagtaaaataaagttaatcaattagttgtataattcttataatctctacacaaatatagggactaattaaattgaatttagtgtttccggtattaaatgatcatttaaaggaCATGAAAAGTGAAGTAAGGAATATAagttattttttacttttcacctgtccaaaaccGTCTGCGACTTCCAGCTCGTTCCCAAGCAGCACCGCCCCTGACAGAACCATCCTAATCGAGctcaggtcgaagttatccaccaacggaaatattattgacatagatgtttggacatttttattagtgtgatggtagaacatgtcgcagaattatttcacctactgacatagatcaattgttgtaacaccccatattttgtatttacattcacatatatccctatatatatatatatatatattatagggatgtattcatatccaaaAGCTAAGTATAagtgaaacacaaaacacatggAATCCATTGGTTTTGTGATCTAACGGTTAGATTAatgccacgtgtcatctaataatgtagatttttagcctaataatgtacctcggctaataatgtagcattttgtttaaaaatgtacagttttagtctaataatgtaaatttctagtctaatgtacctcggctaataatgtagatttttagtatGATAATGTAACTAATCACAATCATCCAATCTAAtgatccaagggttgtgatttgtgttgtgttttacaCTAAGATGCTGTAAGGACCCTAGCACACCCCAttatatataggtatatatatatatagattgcagtaattactcctatttaaatcctccaataaaaaaaatcaccaaatattctattactattcACAGTTTTATGTTCGTCAActtaatactaatttaaaaatattaataatcacaGATAAATTTCAAGATCAATTAAATGCATTCCATAGACTACTCATTTTATCTATCCATTCCATGTGTGTTTCATGTCTTTTATTCCCTTAATCAAATTCTAAGTTACTATTTCCACTAGTTACTTTATACTCCGTAATTACTAATCTTACTTAGTAAATCCTCAAATTTAGTTTAACATTCATAGTCATTCtaaatcatatttcttttaccaaatcttataaataaaactcattaaccttatcaactaaatttctttaatctcaattatttgcaatcgttagaatatgcttcaatcatcaattctagtctcatttctatggttaatccactcacataatcacacttagttattagtcattaccatattcaattccttactcaaaaaaaaaatctttcacttcaatattccaatcaattttccaaaatatatcaaatggccattataaattctaataaatttattttggtcactaaataagatatattattcattttcaacAACAATTTGACCAATTAAGATTCATGGATTAATGCACTAAGATAGTCAGTTCATACCCAAAATCATACATAGGTTCAACTCAATTTAGTTCAATGGAAAAACTAATGATTCCGACGTCTACGGACAAGGATTGATAGATAAACTCAAAACGTAACACACACCTTATTTGACAACCAACGATGTCAGAAAATTTTTACCTCATAACCTATCAtaagtttcaaataaaagaaaaataggataaaaGAGAGCCCTACCTTGATAACCATACGTTGGTTCGACTGGTTCAAAGCGTCAACACAAATTAAGTGAAACTTTCATAGATTgcaacttcttcttcctcctttgatTACTAAtcggttgattctccaaagtggGGTGAATAGTAGGCTAGTAGCTATATTTGATTTTACAGCAAGAgccacattatttaattaattatgaatagtaAATGACAAATGACACTATTTTGATCATTCATATTCTTTCTAGATGATTCCATATATAATTGTCTTTattgtagtaaaaaaaattacaaacctaAAAAAATTGTGCCTCTCGAAGAGTTTTGGagataaaaatatacatagcaTCTTTTATGCAAAATGACCATTTCTCCCTTCTATTGTATACGCTATATAATTTccgatttaattctattttcttgctcAATCTTACTGACGTGATACTTGTGTAACCCCAATTCTATATAAAATAACATTCAGTGTTGtgcacaaattaaaaaaatttcagcCTAAATTGACAAATTTAGGTAGAAAGGAATTTTCCAACTAAACCCTGatttggggtgttacaattatGTCGTGAACTAgtcttttcagcacaactttttTGAAGCGGACTGCTATTTGTTCAACAATCGTTGGCcgccagcggtccgctgggcgggtcgaatgctccagattttcatcttcgagttttagctatctttttaggctcaaatttgcacatttctcacaaaacacgtcaaaataccaaaatagataaaatatataattattggacatgtaatgcaacattgatactcaaaatggaccaaataaaggccctaaaatagtgcaaaaaccGAGCATATCAAAGAGTATGACTCCCATTTCgttaatattttcaattcactttctattaacatttttaaaaattcgtggTGGATAAAGTGTGACTTTCAATAGCTAACGTAGGGAGTAGAATTTTCTTGTGGCAgctttttcaagatttcatagttatgagttgataaaatatgtagattcatattgattgtttttattaaaagcatggaaaagagaaaatgaaatacagagatatatagtaggaggatagaaatttattttagcAAACATGAAAGTAAAACACGCAGTCCCAAATTAATAGTAgatcaattgtcattgttgcggctatagttgatcaattgtcattgttgcgGAGCAAATACTTAGCACAGAGCAGCATGAGGCCAATGTATGGTTTAATGGAAGCGATTTCAACATTAGCCGCAGCTTCTTCTTTGAGATCGTCCTCGATCGTAGATCGAGTTATACACTGCTTCTCGTTTCCCTCCACCTCTATCACATTGAATCTCATACGATACAGCGTGAACCCTAGATCCAGAAATCCTCCTTCCACAACCTCTGCCTCCTTCACACGCTTCTCGTTATCCACCACCACGAATTTCTCCTTGAACGACTTCATTCCCCCTCCCATCCCTgctcaattaatcaattaattaataattacataaatCTAGCGGAAGTTGATTGAACTGAATGTGGATGGTACCTGGACGGAAAACGGCCTCGAGAATGGTTCCGGCGCCGCCGTCCCCTTGGACGACGTCGACCCGGCTGATAAAGTCGGAGTTGGCTTTCTCTGCCACTTTGGGGAGCTGTAGAGTGCCGTAGAGCTTCCACGCTTCGGTTGCCGGTACATCAACCGTCATCTCAGCGGACATTGTTCTGTACATCTTCGATTTCTGGTTGCGGCAGATGTGATGTCTATGCACTACAAAGAGGAGTTGAGATTGAGAgggttattatttataaaataagggTGTGGTTGAATTGGTAAATAGGGGCATTCATAGAGCATTTAACGGCCCAATATAgtgtttgatttgttggttaaattttctgtgtGACTCGTTTAATGGGAAATGGCCCGTTGAATTATGGCTGAAAATGACtgttttattatcatgaaaaattCAGTGATAATAATATGTGCAACACTATTTCAACTTTAAATTACATAGAATTTACTAATATAGCCCTCGGccgtagaaatataaaaatcatctttattagTTTTGAAACATCACTTGAAAAGACTAGTTGAAGacataattgatttatgtttcataggtgaaataattctgctacaaattcaaccatcacactaataaaaatatgaaacatctatgtTACTAATAATTCCGctggtggataacttcgacctaAGGTCGATCAGGATGGTTATGCTAGGGGCGGCGCCGCCGGGGAAGGAGCTGGAAGCAGCTCTGCTCAGCCGCGTGTCGCATGCGGtttttggacaggtgaaaagtgaaaaataactgatatacctaacttcattttcatgtccttcaaatgatcatttaataccagaaacactaaattcaatttaattactccctatatttgtgttgagattataagaattatactactaattgatttactttgttttactctaaattcagtgttaggaaaattagttgggtaCGTGGAGGAACGTGAAGTTAGGTCGGattaatttgtcattactcCTCATTGATGTGATGCATATATATCTAATCGATTTGAATCTTTATcatggtaccacttgcatctaatactaTGACAATTTTGgattataatataactaaatattacttacgaaaaaatatagtatggacaaacaggctaggaaatttatgtttattattcAGCCCAtgactttattatttttttccgaTAACATGAATTCCCTGAggtctatctaacccacctagaataaTGGACAAACGGGCTAGGAAGTTTATGTTTATTAGTCggcccatgaatttattatttttgtctaatatctttgaattccttgtggtctatctaacccacctagaataaaaaaggatataaattatgataatattattattatgatacaTGGCTAAGTACATAACTTCGTGTACAAATTTTTAACATGCATGTTACGTGGTAGCAACTGCAGAGACTGGCAatcattctataattaattaaacaatttattgaaattaaccGACAAAGACGGGagcatcactataaaaaaaagggttaaataaaatgaaataaaattaagtatgccattctattgttcaataaataaatgttgaatttgttgaaaattcggtgcaatatctctctctaggaaccgtgcatttagttatattataaatcaaaattgacaaagtattagatgcaagtggtaccataataaggattcaaatcgattagttatatatgcaatacatcaatagggagtaatgacaagttaatccgacttaacttcacattcctccacctacccaactaattttcctaacactgaatttagagtaaaataaagttaatcaattagttgtataattcttataatctctacacaaatatagggactaattaaattgaatttagtgtttccggtattaaatgatcatttaaaggacatgaaaaatgtagtaaggaatataagttatttttcacttttcacctgtaCAAAACTGTCTGCGACTTCCAGCTCGTTCCCCAGCAGCACCGCCCCTGACAGAACCATCCTAATCGAGctcaggtcgaagttatccaccaacggaattattattgacatagatgtttcacatttttattagtgtgatggtagaacgtgtcgcagaattatttcacctactgacatagatcaattgttgtaacaccccatattttgtatttacattcatatatatatatatatatatatatatatatatatagggatgtattcatttccttttctcatatttcctcctttttcctttttaatctcaaCCTTT from Salvia splendens isolate huo1 chromosome 15, SspV2, whole genome shotgun sequence encodes the following:
- the LOC121767875 gene encoding norbelladine synthase-like; this translates as MYRTMSAEMTVDVPATEAWKLYGTLQLPKVAEKANSDFISRVDVVQGDGGAGTILEAVFRPGMGGGMKSFKEKFVVVDNEKRVKEAEVVEGGFLDLGFTLYRMRFNVIEVEGNEKQCITRSTIEDDLKEEAAANVEIASIKPYIGLMLLCAKYLLRNNDN